The genomic region TCATCGGCGAGCGGCGCCACGAGGGCCCGCACGACGCCCGGACGCTGATCGCCGCGCTCGAGGCGAGCGCGGCGGGCCGGCCGGTCAGGACCTGAGCGCCTCCTCCAGGGTGCGCGGCGGATGCCCGGCGACCCGGCGTACGTCGTCGGTGACCTCGGCGACCGAGCCGTCCCGGATCGCTGTGTAGGTGCTCACCCAGGCGTCCAGCTGCCACTGCTCGGCGCCGTACCGGTCCCGCCGCCAGGCGTAGGCCTCGTCCTCGGTCTCGTCGACGAAGCGCAGCTCGCGGCCGAGCGCGGCACCGGCCCGCTCGGCGACCTCGGCCAGCGTGAGCGCCTCCGGCCCGCTCAGCGTGCGCAGGATCGTGAACGCCATCCCGGACTCCCGGATCGCGGCCTCGGCGTCCGCGTGGTCGCGGCCCAGCGTGAAGGTCGCGTCCGGCGCGGCGCCGGCGAACGAGGTGTAGACGACGTGCTCGACCCCCGCCCGGGCCGCGGCGCCGATGAACGCGCGGTGCTGGGCGCGACGGTCGGCCGACTCCGAGGCGGAGACCATGAACAGGGTCCGCACCCCGCGCAGCGCCTCCTCGGCGCCGGCCGGGTCGGCGTAGTCGCAGGCCCGCAGGTCGGTGTCCAGGTCCGGGGCCCGGCTGGGATCGCGGGCCAGCAGCCGCAGGTCGAGGCGGAAGTCGTCGGCCAGCGCGCGCACGACCAGGCCGCCGAGCGCGCCGGTCACGCCCGTCAGGGCGATGGCAGTCGTCATGACCCCATCGTTACCCAGCCCGGGTCAGCCCGGGTCGGGGCGGAACCGGATCGGGAACCGGACCGCCCCGGTGTTCCCGGAGACCGGCAGCCACACGCCGGGCCCGTCCGGCACCGCGTCCGGCATCCGACGGGCCAGCAGCGGGAGCGCGACCGCCAGGTCGGTGCGTGCCACGAGGTGGCCGAGGCAGTGGTGGATGCCGGCCCCGAAGCCGTGGTGCGGCGGTCGGGTGGCGGTGATGTCGAGGGCCGGGTCGCCCATGGCCTCGGGGTCGGTCCCGGCGCTGTGGGAGAGCGCCTGCACGATGCCGCCGCGGGGGATGTGCAGGCCGTGGAAGTCCACATCCTCGATCGCCTCGCGGGTCACCCAGGTGACTGTCGGGTTCACCCGCATCACTTCCTCGACCGCGTTCGGGCCCAGGTCGGGACGCTCGGCGAGCAGCCGCCACTGGTCCGGCCGGGCGAGCAGCGTCTGCAGCGCGAGGCCCAGCTGGTTGCGGGTCGTCTCCATCCCCGCGAAGGCCAGGAAGACCAGCGCGACGCCCAGCTCGTGGCGGCTGAGCCGCTCGCCGTCCTCGCTGGCCCGGACCAGCGTCGTCACCAGGTCCTCGCGGGGCCGGGCGATCCGGTCGGCCACTACCTCGTCCAGATAGCCGTGCAGGCCGGTGATGGCCGCCTCGATCCGCGGCACCTGTCGGGCGACGTCGACGGAGAAGGAGGCCCCGAGGTCGTCGGCCCACCGGGCCACCTGCTTCCAGTGCGCCTCGTCCAGCCCGAGCAGCCGGCAGATGATCCGGGCGGAGTACGGCTCGGCGAACTCGCCGATGAACTCCACCTCGCCGCGGGCCGCGAACCCGTCGACCAGCTCCTCGGCGAGGGCCCGGAAGGACGGGGCCATCGCCTCGATCGCACGCTTGCGGAACGCCGGCACCATCAGCCGGCGGATCCGGGTGTGGTCCTCGCCCTCGAGGCTGAGCAGGGTCTCCTTCCACCAGCCCGCGAACAGCCCGGAGGAGATGCCGTTCTGCTCGGGCCAGCGGGCGTTGCCCTGCCGGAACCGGCGGTCGCGCAGCAGCTCGGCGGCCTCGGCGTACCGCAGCACCGCCCAGCCCCACGGCGTCTCGGCGTACCAGCCCTCGGCGCGGGCGGCGTGCACCTGCGCGGAGGTGACGTCGAAGGCCGGGTCGGCGAGGTCGAGGTGGCGCACCGGCGTCGCGGTCACCGGCCGGCCCGCACCATCCGGACGTGCCGGCCCTCGTCGAGCTCGTCCTCGGTCCCGTCGAGGCGGAACCCCTGCCGCTCGTAGAACCGGATCGCGTGCTCGTTGGCGCCCGGCACCCACAGGTACGCCGCGCGGTCGCCGACCGCGGTCCGGAACAGCTCGTAGCCGACCCCGCTGCCCCACCACGCGGCCCGGACGTAGAGCGCGGTGAGCTCGAGCGCGATGTCGTCGGCGAGGTCGTTGTCGCGGCCCGGGCCGGTGCTGGCGAGCCCGATCAGCTCGCCCTCCGCGGTGGTGTCGACGGCGACCCAGGTGGGCTGGTCGCCCGCGAGGAGCTCTCGCCAGCGCTCGACCCGCGCGGCGACCCGGTCCTGGCGGTCGTCGAGCAGCTGGCGCGGCATCAGGCCGGCGCCGGCGTCGTCGAGGACGTCGTCGAGCACGTCGGGGTGCAGGTGGGCGAGGAGCTCGGCGTCCGCGGGCGTGGCCCGACGGACCGCCACGTGGTCCAGCGCGTGCTCGGTCATGGCAGCATCGTAGGGAGCCGGGACCGGCGGGCGACCCGGCCGTTTAGATTGAGCGCCATGCGGATCACGAAGTTCGGCCATGCCTGCGTCCGGATCGAGCACGACGGCACGACTGTCGTGGTCGACCCGGGCCTCTTCGCGACGCCCGAGGCGCTCGACGGGGCCGACGCGGTGCTGATCACCCACGAGCACTTCGACCACTACCAGCCCGACCTGCTGCGCGGCACCGACGCCGCCGTGTTCACCGTCGACGCCGTCGCGGCGAAGATCGCCGAGGACGCCCCCGACGTCGCCGAGCGGGTCACGGTGGTGCAGCCCGGCCAGGAGCTGGACCTGGGCCTGCCGGTGCGGGTCGTCGGCGAGCTGCACGCGGTCATCCACCCGGAGTTCCCGCGGGTCTTCAACAGCGGCTACGTGCTGACCTGCGGGGACCGGAAGGTCTACCACCCCGGCGACGCGCTGACCGTGCCCGGCGAGCCCGTGGACGTGCTCCTGGTCCCCGCCTCCGCGCCGTGGATGCGCACCTCGGAGGCCGTGGAGTTCGCCCGCGCGGTGGGCGCCCCCCGCAACCTCGCGATCCACGACCGGGTCTACTCCGACTTCGGGCACGGGGTCGTCGAGACGCAGATGAACGCGTTCCTGCCGCAGGCGGGCCAGGAGTACCTCCGGCGCGCCGACGGCACCGACCTCTGAGGTCAGGGGGCGAGCGAGTCCCGGACCGGGACGAACTTCGCCTGCGCCTCGGCGAGCTCGGCCTCCGGGTCGGAGTCGCCGACGATGCCGCAGCCGGCGAAGAGCCGCACGGCGGCGCCCTCCACCGAGGCCGAGCGCAGCGCGATACCCCACTCGCCGTCACCGGCGGCGTCCATCCAGCCCACCGGGCCGGCGTACCGGCCCCGGTCCATGCCCTCGATCTGCGCGATCAGGGCAGTGGCGACCGGGGTGGGGGTGCCGCCGACCGCAGCGGAGGGGTGCAGCGCCTCGGCGAGCTGGAGCGAGGAGACCGTCGCCGCGTCGTGGACGACGCCGGCCACGTCGGTGGCCAGGTGCATGACGTTGGGCAGGTGCAGCACGAACGGCGCCTCGGGCACGTTCATCGAGGAGCAGTGCGGGTCCAGCGCGTCCGCGACCGAGCGCACGGCGTACTCGTGCTCCTCGAGGTCCTTCGAGGAGCGGGCCAGGGTGGCGGCCAGGGCGAGGTCGCGCTCGTCGTCGCCGGTACGCCGGATCGTGCCGGCCAGCACGCGGGAGGTCACCAGCCCGCGCTCGCGGCGCACCAGCATCTCCGGGGTGGCGCCGAACATGCCGTCGACGTGGAAGGTCCAGCACATCGGATAGAGCTGCGTGAGCCGCCGCAGCGGCCAGCGCACGTCGACCGGCTCGGTGGCGGTCGCGATCAGGTCGCGGGCCAGGACGACCTTCTCCAGGTCGCCACGGGAGATCCGGGCCACGGCGTCCGCGACCACGCTCATCCACCGCTCGCCGTCGAGGGCGCCGTCGGCGAACGCGATGCCGACCGGCGCCTCCGGCGGCTCCTGGGCGGTCAGCTCGGGGCGGGGCGCGGGGGCGTCGGCGCCGACGGTGGTCAGCCAGGTCCGGTCGCCCCGGCGGCCGACCACGACCCGCGGCACGACCAGGACGGAGTGGCCCGGCTCGGCACCGAACGCGAACGAGCCGAACGAGACTAGGCCGGTGCCCGGCTCCTGGACCTCGTCCTCGACGTCCGCGCGGGCCGTCGTCTCGCTCCACCACTTGGCCGCGTCGGCGAACCGGGTGGGGCCGCTGGTCCGGATCTCCGCGGCGACGCCCCAGCCCACGAGGCCCTCCCCGCGGCGCAGCCAGGTCACGGGCCGGTCGGCCGGCAGCAGCGCGAGCAGGTCGTCAACGTCGGCCGGGTCCAGTGCCACGGTCCGGGCGACCAGCGGACCGTCCGGCGCACCGCCGGTCGGCGGGCCTGCCGGGGTCGAACTCGTCGTCACGCCTGCGAGCCTACGCCGCGCCCGCAGGCCTTCCGGGACCGGTCAGGGGTGGCCGGGCGACGGTCGGGCCACCGGGGCTCGGTACCGTCGAGCCTGTGAGTCGTACTCCTGCCGCCCAGCGCATCACCGGTATCGCCCTCGGACTGGTCAGCCTCGGACTGCTCGTGGTCCTGACTGTGCTCCTGCCGGAGGCGGAGGGGTCCACGGACTCCGACGCGCCGAAGCTGCCCGACACCATCGAGGTGCCCGTCGAGCTGACGGCGATGGACCTCACCGCCGGCAAATCCGGCGCCGAGGTCGAGACCGCCGAGACCCAGGGCGAGCTCTACGCGAAGTCCGCCGAGGAGCTGGAGACGATCTTCGGCGCCAAGGCCGCTGTGCGCTCCTACTCCGACGAGCAGCAGCAGGTCCAGCTCACGGTGACGGCCGTCGCCGTGGAGGCCGGCGCCTACACGCCGGCCGGCCCGCCGGTCGACGCCGCGCTGCTGGGCCTGGAGCGCAGCACCCGCGAGCTGGTCAAGGTCGGCGAGGGCGTGTGCGCGGTCTACTGGTCCCAGCCGGTCGCGGAGGGCGAGGAGATCCCCGACGAGCAGCCCTCCGGTCTGCAGTGCCAGCTCGGGGCGGACGGGACCACCTGGCTGCTCGAGGGTGTCGGCCTCGACCCCGAGGAGGCCATCGAGGTGCTCGAGAACCTCGCGGCCTGAGGCCCGGGCCGGCGGCCGGATGTCCGCCGCCGCTCGGCGACGGCCTAGTGTTCGGCGCGTGGCCCGCGCAGAACTCGACAAGCAGCCCTCCGACGTACGGCGCATGTTCGACGCCGTGGCGAAGCGCTACGACCTCACCAACGACGTGCTCTCGCTGGGCCAGGACCGGCGCTGGCGCACCGCGGTGATCGCGGCGGTCGACCCCCGCCCCGGCGAGCTGGTGCTCGACCTGGCGGCCGGCACCGGCACCTCCAGCCAGCCCTTCGCCGACCGCGGCGCCACGGTGGTCCCCTGCGACTTCTCCCTCGGCATGCTCCGGGTCGGCAAGCAGGCGAGGCCGCACCTGCCGTTCACCGCCGGCGACGGCACCCAGCTGCCGTTCGCCGACGACACCTTCGACGCGGTCACGATCTCCTTCGGCCTGCGCAACATCGTCGACCCGCTCGCCGGTCTCGCCGAGATGCGACGTGTGACCAAGCCCGGGGGCCGGCTCCTGGTCTGCGAGTTCAGCCACCCCACCTGGTCGCCGTTCCGGCTCGTCTACCTCGAGTACCTGATGAAGGCGCTCCCCCCGATCGCCCGGGCGGTCTCCTCCAGCCCCGACGCCTACGTCTACCTGGCCGAGTCGATCCGGGCCTGGCCCGACCAGCGCGGCCTCGCCGACCTGGTCGCCGCCGCGGGCTGGCAGCGCCCGGAGTGGCGCGACCTGTCCGGCGGGATCGTCGCGCTGCACCGCGCCACCGCCTGAGGGCGCCGACCCCGCCGTACTCATCCCCGCTGCTGCCCGGATCCCGGGCGAGCGGTGAGCCTGCCACCGAGCGCGATCGTGGGCGGTGAGCCTGCCACCGAAATCCTCGGCCGAACGGTGGCCTGCTCACCGCTGCCCCACGGGCCCGCGGGCCCGCCCGCGCGCCCGCCCGTGGACCGGATCCACCCCTCCGGGCGGTGATCGCCGACCCGCTGTGCGCAACGTGGGGATCAGTGGCACACTGTGCCCCACACCACTTAGTGATTCTATTCACAAGTTCACGATTGCGCGGAGGAGTGCCCGTGGAGCTGTACGTCCCGGTGGTCGTGCTGACGGTGATCGCCACCGTCTTCGCCTTGGGCGGGCTGGCCATGGCCTTCCTCGTCGGGCCGCGCCGCTACAACCGGGCGAAGCTCGACTCCTACGAGTGCGGCATCGAGCCGACTCCCCAGCCGGTCGGCGGCGGCCGGTTCCCCGTGAAGTACTACATCACCGCGATGCTGTTCATCGTCTTCGACATCGAGATCGTCTTCCTCTATCCGTGGGCCGTCCACTTCGACGCGCTCGGGATCTTCGGTCTGGTCGAGATGGTGCTGTTCATCGCCACCGTCTTCATCGCCTACGCCTACGTCTGGCGCCGCGGCGGGCTCGAGTGGGACTGACCGGGCGCGACGGCGTGGGAAGAGAAGAGAGCTGAGATGGGTATCGAGGAGAAGCTCCCCAGCGGAGTTCTGCTGACCACTGTCGAGGGCCTGGCCGGCTACATGCGCAAGGCCTCGTTCTGGCCGGCCACCTTCGGTCTCGCGTGCTGCGCGATCGAGATGATGACCTCCGGCGGCCCGAAGCACGACACCGGCCGCTTCGGCATGGAGGTCTTCCGGGCCAGCCCCCGCCAGGCCGACCTGATGATCGTCGCCGGGCGGGTGAGCCAGAAGATGGCGCCGGTCCTGCGCCAGATCTACGACCAGATGCCCGAGCCGAAGTGGGTGCTGGCCATGGGCGTGTGCGCCAGCTCGGGCGGCATGTTCAACAACTACGCGATCGTGCAGGGCGTCGACCACGTCGTTCCGGTCGACATGTACCTGCCGGGCTGCCCGCCGCGCCCGCAGATGCTGATCGACGCGATCCTCAAGCTCCACGACAAGGTCCAGGCCACCAAGCTCGGCCCGCACCGGCTCGCCGAGATCGAGGAGACCGAGACCGCCGCGCTGCGGGCCCTGCCGCTCACCGAGATGAAGGGCCTGCTGCGGTGAGCGACCCCGAGAGCAAGCCCGAGCGCACCACCGGGCCCGAGCAGGCTGCGGTCGACCAGTCCCCGGTCAACGTCCCGGCCCCGACCGGCCACGAGGTCCGGCAGGTCGGCGAGCGGCACGGCATGTTCGGCGCGAGCGGCTCCGGCGACACCAGTGGGTACGGCGGCCTGCGCACCGCGATCGCCTACCCCGGCAACGCCCGGCGCCCCTACGGCGGCTGGTACGACGAGGTGGCCGACGCGCTCGAGGCCGCGCTGGCCTCCGAGGGGGTCGAGCACGCGCTGGAGGGCGTGGTCATCCACCGCGGCGAGCTGACCCTGCACGTGCGCCGCAACGACCTGCTCGCGGTGATGCGCCAGCTGCGCGACCAGCCGGCACTCCGCTTCGAGCTGTGCACCGGCGTGAGCGGGGTGCACTACCCCGAGGACCACGGCCGCGAGCTGCACGCGGTCTACCACCTGTGCTCGATGACCCACAACCGCCGGCTCCGGGTGGAGACCACCGCACCGGACGCCGACCCGCACGTCCCGTCGACGGTGTCGGTCTACCCGGCGCTGGACTGGCACGAGCGCGAGACCTGGGACATGTTCGGGCTGATCTTCGACGGCCACCCCGCCCTGACCCGGATCCTGATGCCCGACGACTGGCCGGGCCACCCGCAGCGCAAGGAGTACCCCCTGGGCGGCATCCCGGTGGAGTACAAGGGCGGCTCCGTGCCGCCTCCCGACCAGCGGAGGAGCTACAGCTGATGGTCACCACGAGCTCGACCACCGGATCCGACCAGGACACCTACGCCGCCGGTGCCGACACCGCCGAGGGGCGGGTCTTCACCGTCTCCGGCCAGGACTGGGACCAGATCGCCGACGGCCTCGCCGAGGAGGCCGAGGAGCGGGTCGTCGTCAACATGGGGCCCCAGCACCCCTCGACCCACGGCGTGCTGCGGCTGATCCTCGAGCTGGACGGCGAGACGGTCACCGAGGCCCGGTGCGGCATCGGCTACCTGCACACCGGCATCGAGAAGAACATGGAGTACCGCACCTGGACCCAGGGCGTCACGTTCTGCACGCGGATGGACTACCTCGCCCCGCTGTTCAACGAGACGACCTACGTGCTGGGCGTGGAGCGGCTGCTCGACATCGAGGACGAGGTCCCCGAGAAGGCCCAGGTCATGCGGGTGCTCCTGATGGAGCTCAACCGGATCTCCTCGCACCTGGTCGCGATCGCGACCGGCGGCATGGAGCTCGGCGCGCTGACCGTGATGACGATCGGCTTCCGCGAGCGCGAGCTGGTCCTGGACCTGTTCGAGCTGATCACCGGCCTGCGGATGAACCACGGGTTCATCCGCCCCGGCGGCGTCGCCCAGGACCTCCCGGTCGGGGCGCTGGACGAGATCCGGGCCTTCATCGCCCTGATGCGCAAGCGGCTGCCCGAGTACGCCGCGTTCTGCAACGCGAACCCGATCTTCAAGGGCCGCCTCGAGGGCGTCGGCCACCTCGACCTCGAGGGCTGCCTCGCGCTCGGCATCACCGGCCCGGTGCTGCGCAGCACCGGCTACCCGTGGGACCTGCGCAAGACCCAGCCCTACTGCGGCTACGAGGAGTACGACTTCGACGTCCAGACCTGGGACACCAGCGACGCCTACGGCCGGTTCCGGATCCGCCTGGCCGAGATGTGGGAGTCCCTGCGCATCGTCGAGCAGGCCGCCGACCGGCTGGCCGGGCTCGAGGGCGCGCCGGTGATGATCGCCGACCGGAAGATCGCCTGGCCCAGCCAGCTCTCGATCGGCAGCGACGGCCAGGGCAACAGCCTCGACCACATCCGCCACATCATGGGCGAGTCGATGGAGGCCCTGATCCACCACTTCAAGCTGGTCACCGAGGGCTTCCGGGTGCCGGCCGGGCAGGCCTACGTGCCGATCGAGTCGCCGCGCGGCGAGCTCGGCGCGCACCTGGTCTCCGACGGCGGCACCCGCCCGTTCCGGGCGCACTTCCGCGACCCGTCGTTCAACAACCTGCAGGGGACCAGCGTGATGAGCGAGGGCGGCATGGTCGCCGACGTGGTGGTCGCGATCGCCTCCCTCGACCCGGTCATGGGAGGAGTCGACCGATGAGCACGACCCCCGCGCTCGACGACACGGCGTACGCCGAGCTGGAGCAGATCGCGGCCCGCTACCCGCAGCCCCGCTCGGGGCTGCTGCCGATGCTGCACCTGGTGCAGTCGGTGCAGGGCCGGATCACCCCCGAGGGCATCGAGGCCTGCGCCGACATCCTCGGCATCTCCGCCGCCGACGTCAGCGGCGTCGCCACGTTCTACACGATGTACAAGCGCAAGCCGGTCGGCGACTACCTGGTCGGCGTCTGCACGAACACGCTGTGCGCGGTGATGGGCGGCGACGCGATCTTCGAGCGGCTCCAGGAGCACCTCGACGTCGGCAACGACGAGACGACGCTGCTGCGCGACGGCGACAGCGCGACGATCTCCCTGGAGCACGTCGAGTGCAACGCGGCCTGCGACTACGCGCCGGTGGTGATGGTGAACTGGGAGTTCATGGACAACCAGACCCCGTCCTCGGCGGTCCAGCTGGTCGACGACCTGCGCGCCGGGGCCGAGGTGCGCTCCACCCGCGGCCCGCGGATCTGCACCTGGCGGGAGGCCGAGCGGGTGCTCGCCGGCTTCCCCGACGGCCGGGTCGACGAGGGGCCGGCCGCCGGGCCGGCGTCGCTGGCCGGTCTGACCCTGGCCCGCGAGCACGGCTGGACGGCGCCCGACTCCAGCACCCGGGCCGCGAGCGCCGCCGACTCCGGGACCGACACCAGCAAGCTCTCGGCCGCCTCCACCGCCGACACCTCCCGGGCGGAGTCCGAGACGATCGAGCAGGAGACCCACGATGACTGAGCTCGACGAGCGTGGGCGCGACGGGGGAGTCCTGACCCCGGTCCTCACCGACACCTGGGACACCGAGCGGGCCTGGACGCTCGCGGCGTACACCGAGTCCGGCGGCTACCGGGCCCTGGACCGGGCGCTGGCCATGGAGCCCAGCGCGGTCGTGGAGGCGGTCAAGGACGCCGGCCTGCGCGGCCGCGGCGGCGCCGGCTTCCCGACCGGCATGAAGTGGTCGTTCATCCCGCAGGACAACCCGCGCCCGAAGTACCTCGTGGTCAACGCCGACGAGTCCGAGCCGGGCACCTGCAAGGACATCCCGCTGATGATGGCCAGCCCGCACACGCTCGTCGAGGGCGTGATCATCAGCTCCTACGCCATCCGCGCCAACACCGCGTTCATCTACATCCGCGGCGAGGTGCTGCACGTCATCCGCCGGGTCCAGGCCGCGGTCGCCGAGGCGTACGCCGCCGGCCACCTCGGCACGAACATCCACGGGTCCGGCTTCGACCTCGACGTGGTCGTGCACGCCGGCGCCGGCGCCTACATCTGCGGCGAGGAGACGGCCCTGCTCGAGGGGCTCGAGGGCCGACGCGGCCAGCCCCGGCTGCGCCCGCCGTTCCCGGCCGTCGCGGGCCTGTACGCCAGCCCGACCGTGATCAACAACGTCGAGTCGATCGCCTCGGTCCCGAGCATCGTCGGCAACGGCGCTGACTGGTTCGCCTCGATGGGCACCGAGAAGTCCAAGGGCTTCGGCATCTTCTCGCTCTCCGGGCACGTGACCCGCCCCGGCCAGTACGAGGCGCCGCTGGGCATCACGCTGCGCGAGCTGCTCGACCTCGCCGGCGGCGTCCGGGCCGGTCACGAGCTGAAGTTCTGGACCCCCGGCGGGTCGAGCACACCGCTGTTCACCGCCGAGCACCTCGACGTCCCGCTGGACTTCGAGGGGGTCGCGGCCGCCGGGTCGATGCTCGGGACCCGCGCGCTGCAGATCTTCGACGACTCGGTGTGCGTGCTCCGGGCCGTGCTGCGCTGGACCGAGTTCTACAAGCACGAGTCCTGCGGCAAGTGCACGCCCTGCCGCGAGGGCACCTGGTGGCTGGTGCAGACCCTGGCCGCGCTGGAGCGGGGCCAGGGCACCGAGGCCGACCTCGAGCTGCTGCTGGACCAGTGCGACAACATCCTCGGCCGCGCCTTCTGCGCGCTCGGCGACGGCGCGACCAGCCCGATCACCAGCTCGATCCAGCACTTCCGCGAGGAGTACCTCGCCCACCTGACCCACGGCGGCTGCCCGTTCGACCCGGTGGCCGCCACCGCCTTCGCGACCGAGGGGGTCTCGTGACCACCACACCGGACAAGGTCTCGACCGAGACGGACCTGGTCACGCTCACCATCGACGGCATCCAGGTCAGCGTCCCGGCCGGAACCCTGGTGATCCGCGCCGCCGAGCAGGTCGGGGTCCAGATCCCGCGCTTCTGCGACCACCCGCTCCTGGACCCGGTCGGCGCCTGTCGCCAGTGCCTGGTCGACATCCCCGACGCCGGCAACGGCCGGGGGTTCCCCAAGCCCCAGGCGTCCTGCACGATCCCGGTCGCCGAGGGCATGGTCGTCAGCACCCAGGCCACCAGCGCCGTCGCCGACAAGGCGCAGCAGGGGATCATGGAGTTCCTGCTGATCAACCACCCGCTCGACTGCCCGGTCTGCGACAAGGGCGGCGAGTGCCCGCTGCAGAACCAGGCGATGAGCAACGGGCGGGGCGAGTCGCGGTTCACCGGCGTGAAGCGCACCTACCCCAAGCCGATCAACCTCTCCGCCCAGGTGCTGCTCGACCGCGAGCGCTGCGTGCTGTGCGCCCGGTGCACCCGGTTCTCCGAGGACATCGCCGGTGACCCGTTCATCGCGCTGCTCGAGCGGGGTGCGCTCCAGCAGGTCGGCATCTACGAGAAGGAGCCGCTGCAGAGCTACTTCTCGGGCAACACGATCCAGATCTGCCCGGTCGGCGCGCTCACCTCCGCGGAGTACCGCTTCCGCTCCCGGCCCTTCGACCTGGTCTCCACCCCGGCCGTGGCCGAGCACGACGCCTGCGGCGCCGCGATCCGCGTGGACCACCGGCGCGGCAAGGTGATGCGCCGGCTGGCCGGCAACGACCCCGAGGTCAACGAGGAGTGGATCACCGACAAGGACCGCTTCGCGTTCCACTACGCCCGGCAGCCCGACCGGCTCGGCTACCCGATGGTCCGCGACCGGGTCGAGGACGGCGGGGACGGCGACCTGCG from Nocardioides pantholopis harbors:
- the nuoF gene encoding NADH-quinone oxidoreductase subunit NuoF, which codes for MTELDERGRDGGVLTPVLTDTWDTERAWTLAAYTESGGYRALDRALAMEPSAVVEAVKDAGLRGRGGAGFPTGMKWSFIPQDNPRPKYLVVNADESEPGTCKDIPLMMASPHTLVEGVIISSYAIRANTAFIYIRGEVLHVIRRVQAAVAEAYAAGHLGTNIHGSGFDLDVVVHAGAGAYICGEETALLEGLEGRRGQPRLRPPFPAVAGLYASPTVINNVESIASVPSIVGNGADWFASMGTEKSKGFGIFSLSGHVTRPGQYEAPLGITLRELLDLAGGVRAGHELKFWTPGGSSTPLFTAEHLDVPLDFEGVAAAGSMLGTRALQIFDDSVCVLRAVLRWTEFYKHESCGKCTPCREGTWWLVQTLAALERGQGTEADLELLLDQCDNILGRAFCALGDGATSPITSSIQHFREEYLAHLTHGGCPFDPVAATAFATEGVS